A section of the Ranitomeya imitator isolate aRanImi1 chromosome 7, aRanImi1.pri, whole genome shotgun sequence genome encodes:
- the SLC5A11 gene encoding sodium/myo-inositol cotransporter 2 isoform X1, producing the protein METAAPQNNGTGNPFPKKSLEVVDIVVLVLYFIFVLGVGLWSMWRTKRSTVKGYFLAGKDMVWWPVGASLFASNVGSGHFIGLAGSGAASGIAVTAYEWNGLFCVLVLAWLFLPIYLSAGVTTMPEYLQRRFGGKRIQIYLSILYLFIYIFTKISVDIYAGALFIQQALHWDLYVAVIGLLVITAIYTVAGGLAAVIYTDTLQTVIMIIGALILMVFSFIEVGGYTALEEKYPTAIPSSHIENSSCGIPREDAFHIFRDPVYSDLPWPGVLVGMTIPSIWYWCTDQVIVQRSLSAKNLAHAKGGSLLAAYIKFLPLFMMVLPGMISRVLFTDQVACADPDLCKSICGNPSGCSDIAYPKMVIELLPTGLRGLMMSVMIAALMSSLTSIFNSASTIFTMDLWRHLRPRSTEWELMIVGRVFVLVLVVVSILWIPLVQASQGGQLFIYIQSISSYLQPPVAVVFILGCFWKRTNEKGAFWGLNIGLVVGIIRMALDFVYAAPQCDQPDTRPAVVKYIHYLYFSMILALLTLIVVVFVSLMTKPPTKEMVSRLTWFTRFSKREGSPEIREDVTRNSVVETPAEVNPPDVNSNKSTENVSFTIRLKKAILWLCGMEKDTKKQDETEVAPEESPEVLLYESPVASMFLNVNLIICCSAAIFLWGYFG; encoded by the exons ATGGAGACCGCCGCCCCCCAGAATAACGGAACGGGGAACCCTTTCCCCAAGAAGTCGCTGGAAGTTGTGGACATTGTGGTTCTCGTCTTGTACTTTATATTTGTGCTGGGAGTTGGTTTGTGG TCCATGTGGCGCACAAAGAGGAGCACAGTGAAGGGTTATTTCCTGGCCGGGAAGGACATGGTGTGGTGGCCT GTGGGGGCCTCCCTGTTTGCTAGTAACGTGGGCAGTGGGCATTTCATAGGCCTGGCAGGATCCGGAGCAGCTTCAGGAATCGCAGTCACCGCCTACGAATGGAAT GGCCTCTTCTGTGTCTTGGTGTTGGCCTGGTTGTTTCTCCCTATTTATTTATCAGCTGGG GTCACCACGATGCCCGAGTATCTACAGAGGCGCTTCGGAGGAAAACGGATCCAGATTTATCTCTCCATCCTCTACCTGTTTATCTATATATTCACCAAGATATCG GTGGACATTTACGCTGGCGCATTATTCATCCAGCAGGCTCTTCACTGGGACCTGTATGTGGCGGTGATCGGACTACTTGTCATCACTGCGATCTATACCGTGGCGG GGGGCCTGGCTGCCGTCATCTACACGGACACCCTGCAGACCGTCATCATGATCATCGGGGCTCTTATTCTCATGGTCTTCA GCTTCATAGAGGTGGGTGGATATACAGCTCTGGAGGAGAAATATCCTACTGCGATCCCATCCAGTCACATAGAGAACAGCAGCTGTGGCATCCCTAGAGAAGACGCGTTTCACATCTTCAGAGACCCGGTCTACTCTGATCTGCCGTGGCCGGGCGTCCTGGTGGGGATGACCATCCCATCCATCTGGTACTGGTGCACCGATCAG GTGATTGTCCAGAGATCTCTGTCTGCTAAGAACCTCGCTCACGCCAAGGGCGGCTCCCTATTAGCTGCTTATATCAAGTTCCTTCCCCTGTTCATGATGGTGCTTCCAggaatgatcagcagggtcctcttcacAG ATCAGGTGGCGTGTGCAGACCCCGACCTCTGCAAGTCAATCTGTGGAAACCCATCGGGATGTTCCGACATCGCCTACCCCAAGATGGTGATCGAATTACTGCCAACAG GACTGCGAGGTCTGATGATGTCGGTTATGATCGCTGCCCTAATGTCCTCACTGACCTCCATATTTAATAGCGCCAGCACCATTTTCACCATGGATCTGTGGCGTCACCTCCGCCcacgctctaccgagtgggagctgATGATAGTGGGGAG GGTCTTCGTGCTAGTGCTGGTTGTCGTGTCCATTCTGTGGATCCCCCTGGTCCAGGCCAGCCAGGGTGGACAGCTCTTCATCTACATCCAGTCCATTAGCTCCTACTTACAGCCGCCAGTGGCCGTGGTCTTCATCCTTGGCTGCTTTTGGAAGCGAACCAATGAAAAA GGGGCATTCTGGGGCCTGAACATTGGGTTGGTGGTTGGAATCATCCGCATGGCGTTGGACTTCGTTTACGCCGCACCCCAGTGCGACCAGCCGGATACGCGGCCGGCGGTCGTGAAATACATACACTACCTGTACTTCTCTATGATCCTGGCACTGCTGACACTGATAGTCGTGGTATTTGTCAGTCTGATGACTAAGCCCCCAACCAAGGAAATG GTCAGTCGTCTTACCTGGTTTACACGTTTTAGTAAAAGAGAAGGAAGCCCGGAAATAAGAGAAGACGTCACGAGAAACAGTGTGGTAGAGACCCCCGCGGAAGTGAATCCCCCAGATGTCAATAGTAACAAATCCACAG AAAATGTGTCCTTCACAATCCGCCTGAAGAAAGCCATCCTCTGGTTATGCGGGATGGAAAAGGACACGAAAAAGCAAGATGAGACCGAGGTGGCCCCAGAAGAATCCCCTGAAGTTTTACTCTACGAGAGTCCAGTGGCGTCCATGTTCCTGAATGTGAACCTCATCATCTGCTGCAGTGCTGCCATCTTCCTGTGGGGATATTTTGGGTAG
- the SLC5A11 gene encoding sodium/myo-inositol cotransporter 2 isoform X2: METAAPQNNGTGNPFPKKSLEVVDIVVLVLYFIFVLGVGLWSMWRTKRSTVKGYFLAGKDMVWWPVGASLFASNVGSGHFIGLAGSGAASGIAVTAYEWNGLFCVLVLAWLFLPIYLSAGVTTMPEYLQRRFGGKRIQIYLSILYLFIYIFTKISVDIYAGALFIQQALHWDLYVAVIGLLVITAIYTVAGFIEVGGYTALEEKYPTAIPSSHIENSSCGIPREDAFHIFRDPVYSDLPWPGVLVGMTIPSIWYWCTDQVIVQRSLSAKNLAHAKGGSLLAAYIKFLPLFMMVLPGMISRVLFTDQVACADPDLCKSICGNPSGCSDIAYPKMVIELLPTGLRGLMMSVMIAALMSSLTSIFNSASTIFTMDLWRHLRPRSTEWELMIVGRVFVLVLVVVSILWIPLVQASQGGQLFIYIQSISSYLQPPVAVVFILGCFWKRTNEKGAFWGLNIGLVVGIIRMALDFVYAAPQCDQPDTRPAVVKYIHYLYFSMILALLTLIVVVFVSLMTKPPTKEMVSRLTWFTRFSKREGSPEIREDVTRNSVVETPAEVNPPDVNSNKSTENVSFTIRLKKAILWLCGMEKDTKKQDETEVAPEESPEVLLYESPVASMFLNVNLIICCSAAIFLWGYFG, from the exons ATGGAGACCGCCGCCCCCCAGAATAACGGAACGGGGAACCCTTTCCCCAAGAAGTCGCTGGAAGTTGTGGACATTGTGGTTCTCGTCTTGTACTTTATATTTGTGCTGGGAGTTGGTTTGTGG TCCATGTGGCGCACAAAGAGGAGCACAGTGAAGGGTTATTTCCTGGCCGGGAAGGACATGGTGTGGTGGCCT GTGGGGGCCTCCCTGTTTGCTAGTAACGTGGGCAGTGGGCATTTCATAGGCCTGGCAGGATCCGGAGCAGCTTCAGGAATCGCAGTCACCGCCTACGAATGGAAT GGCCTCTTCTGTGTCTTGGTGTTGGCCTGGTTGTTTCTCCCTATTTATTTATCAGCTGGG GTCACCACGATGCCCGAGTATCTACAGAGGCGCTTCGGAGGAAAACGGATCCAGATTTATCTCTCCATCCTCTACCTGTTTATCTATATATTCACCAAGATATCG GTGGACATTTACGCTGGCGCATTATTCATCCAGCAGGCTCTTCACTGGGACCTGTATGTGGCGGTGATCGGACTACTTGTCATCACTGCGATCTATACCGTGGCGG GCTTCATAGAGGTGGGTGGATATACAGCTCTGGAGGAGAAATATCCTACTGCGATCCCATCCAGTCACATAGAGAACAGCAGCTGTGGCATCCCTAGAGAAGACGCGTTTCACATCTTCAGAGACCCGGTCTACTCTGATCTGCCGTGGCCGGGCGTCCTGGTGGGGATGACCATCCCATCCATCTGGTACTGGTGCACCGATCAG GTGATTGTCCAGAGATCTCTGTCTGCTAAGAACCTCGCTCACGCCAAGGGCGGCTCCCTATTAGCTGCTTATATCAAGTTCCTTCCCCTGTTCATGATGGTGCTTCCAggaatgatcagcagggtcctcttcacAG ATCAGGTGGCGTGTGCAGACCCCGACCTCTGCAAGTCAATCTGTGGAAACCCATCGGGATGTTCCGACATCGCCTACCCCAAGATGGTGATCGAATTACTGCCAACAG GACTGCGAGGTCTGATGATGTCGGTTATGATCGCTGCCCTAATGTCCTCACTGACCTCCATATTTAATAGCGCCAGCACCATTTTCACCATGGATCTGTGGCGTCACCTCCGCCcacgctctaccgagtgggagctgATGATAGTGGGGAG GGTCTTCGTGCTAGTGCTGGTTGTCGTGTCCATTCTGTGGATCCCCCTGGTCCAGGCCAGCCAGGGTGGACAGCTCTTCATCTACATCCAGTCCATTAGCTCCTACTTACAGCCGCCAGTGGCCGTGGTCTTCATCCTTGGCTGCTTTTGGAAGCGAACCAATGAAAAA GGGGCATTCTGGGGCCTGAACATTGGGTTGGTGGTTGGAATCATCCGCATGGCGTTGGACTTCGTTTACGCCGCACCCCAGTGCGACCAGCCGGATACGCGGCCGGCGGTCGTGAAATACATACACTACCTGTACTTCTCTATGATCCTGGCACTGCTGACACTGATAGTCGTGGTATTTGTCAGTCTGATGACTAAGCCCCCAACCAAGGAAATG GTCAGTCGTCTTACCTGGTTTACACGTTTTAGTAAAAGAGAAGGAAGCCCGGAAATAAGAGAAGACGTCACGAGAAACAGTGTGGTAGAGACCCCCGCGGAAGTGAATCCCCCAGATGTCAATAGTAACAAATCCACAG AAAATGTGTCCTTCACAATCCGCCTGAAGAAAGCCATCCTCTGGTTATGCGGGATGGAAAAGGACACGAAAAAGCAAGATGAGACCGAGGTGGCCCCAGAAGAATCCCCTGAAGTTTTACTCTACGAGAGTCCAGTGGCGTCCATGTTCCTGAATGTGAACCTCATCATCTGCTGCAGTGCTGCCATCTTCCTGTGGGGATATTTTGGGTAG